In Solanum lycopersicum chromosome 5, SLM_r2.1, the following are encoded in one genomic region:
- the LOC101263213 gene encoding methyl-CpG-binding domain-containing protein 2-like isoform X1, with the protein MERDHLDIATPGKADHNDIYGSSVASRRDKVKHEPKDSRSSASTGGIGTSNQNPKDVASLAEEEEHNTDDEDNHSEDAQKQLVLYDPAAVGADEIALDADPVNSQPRRNSFPNYTTRLLPSVGAFTVQCANCFKWRLIPTKEKYEEIREHILEQPFYCETAHEWRAELSCADPPDLTQDGSRLWAIDKPNIAQPPPGWERLLRIRGEGGTRFADVYYVAPSGKRLRSMVEVEKYLQEHPDYVAQGVSMSQFSFQIPRPLQDNYVKKRPYRPALAPDETEPVNRITWIADNGDTDLRLGMPGAPLFEPLSQSFKKKRTPSKRLSNADAACKSS; encoded by the exons ATGGAGCGAGATCATCTGGACATTGCGACCCCTGGAAAAGCAGATCATAATGATATTTATGGTTCTTCAGTTGCTAGTCGCAGAGATAAGGTGAAGCATGAGCCAAAAGATTCAAGAAGCTCTGCAAGCACTGGAGGGATTGGAACTTCTAATCAGAATCCTAAGGATGTTGCTTCTttagcagaagaagaagaacataaCACAGATGATGAGGATAACCACAGTGAAGATGCTCAAAAACAGTTGGTGCTTTACGATCCCGCTGCTGTTGGTGCGGATGAAATTGCACTTGACGCCGATCCTGTTAATTCTCAGCCTCGACGAAACTCCTTTCCCAATTACACAACTAGGCTTTTGCCATCTGTTGGGGCATTTACTGTGCAGTGCGCTAACTGCTTTAAATGGAGGCTTATTCCTACAAAGGAGAAGTATGAGGAGATAAGAGAACACATTCTGGAACAACCTTTTTATTGTGAAACTGCTCATGAGTGGCGTGCTGAACTATCATGTGCCGATCCTCCTGATCTTACTCAAGATGGAAGTAGGCTCTGGGCTATTGACAAGCCTAATATTGCTCAGCCCCCTCCTGGGTGGGAACGGCTTTTAAGAATCCGAGGCGAAGGAGGCACTCGGTTTGCTGATGT GTATTATGTTGCGCCATCTGGAAAGAGACTTCGTTCCATGGTTGAAGttgaaaa GTACTTGCAGGAACACCCAGACTATGTAGCACAAGGTGTAAGTATGTCCCAGTTTTCTTTCCAGATCCCAAGACCTCTGCAGGATAACTATGTTAAGAAGCGGCCTTATCGTCCAGCACTTGCACCTGATGAAACTGAGCCTG TTAATCGCATAACATGGATTGCTGACAATGGTGATACAGATTTACGGCTTGGTATGCCAGGGGCTCCTCTCTTTGAACCTCTGAGCCAATCATTCAAGAAAAAGAGGACTCCCTCTAAACGATTGAGCAATGCTGATGCAGCGTGTAAGTCGAGTTAG
- the LOC101263213 gene encoding methyl-CpG-binding domain-containing protein 2-like isoform X2 yields the protein MERDHLDIATPGKADHNDIYGSSVASRRDKVKHEPKDSRSSASTGGIGTSNQNPKDVASLAEEEEHNTDDEDNHSEDAQKQLVLYDPAAVGADEIALDADPVNSQPRRNSFPNYTTRLLPSVGAFTVQCANCFKWRLIPTKEKYEEIREHILEQPFYCETAHEWRAELSCADPPDLTQDGSRLWAIDKPNIAQPPPGWERLLRIRGEGGTRFADVYYVAPSGKRLRSMVEVEKYLQEHPDYVAQGVSMSQFSFQIPRPLQDNYVKKRPYRPALAPDETEPELFEKKVNRCYPTPNPPSQIEALL from the exons ATGGAGCGAGATCATCTGGACATTGCGACCCCTGGAAAAGCAGATCATAATGATATTTATGGTTCTTCAGTTGCTAGTCGCAGAGATAAGGTGAAGCATGAGCCAAAAGATTCAAGAAGCTCTGCAAGCACTGGAGGGATTGGAACTTCTAATCAGAATCCTAAGGATGTTGCTTCTttagcagaagaagaagaacataaCACAGATGATGAGGATAACCACAGTGAAGATGCTCAAAAACAGTTGGTGCTTTACGATCCCGCTGCTGTTGGTGCGGATGAAATTGCACTTGACGCCGATCCTGTTAATTCTCAGCCTCGACGAAACTCCTTTCCCAATTACACAACTAGGCTTTTGCCATCTGTTGGGGCATTTACTGTGCAGTGCGCTAACTGCTTTAAATGGAGGCTTATTCCTACAAAGGAGAAGTATGAGGAGATAAGAGAACACATTCTGGAACAACCTTTTTATTGTGAAACTGCTCATGAGTGGCGTGCTGAACTATCATGTGCCGATCCTCCTGATCTTACTCAAGATGGAAGTAGGCTCTGGGCTATTGACAAGCCTAATATTGCTCAGCCCCCTCCTGGGTGGGAACGGCTTTTAAGAATCCGAGGCGAAGGAGGCACTCGGTTTGCTGATGT GTATTATGTTGCGCCATCTGGAAAGAGACTTCGTTCCATGGTTGAAGttgaaaa GTACTTGCAGGAACACCCAGACTATGTAGCACAAGGTGTAAGTATGTCCCAGTTTTCTTTCCAGATCCCAAGACCTCTGCAGGATAACTATGTTAAGAAGCGGCCTTATCGTCCAGCACTTGCACCTGATGAAACTGAGCCTG aactatttgaaaagaaagTTAACAGGTGctaccccacccccaacccgCCAAGTCAGATAGAGGCTCTGCTATAG